Proteins encoded by one window of Halomonas sp. SH5A2:
- a CDS encoding chromate transporter, which produces MTSSASWQLFWAFLRVGLLGFGGGPAMIPLVRAEVVTRHHWLTDEEFADVLAIGNTLPGPIATKMPGYIGYRVGGISGCIAAVIAIILPMIVAMIAMLSIFSRYRDVAWIRGMGQAVVPVVMIMMAQLTWDFFDKSKAALGWLASIVMAIVSGGLIYWLGVHPGWVIGAILLAALLRPKGNKKAEGSA; this is translated from the coding sequence ATGACGTCGTCGGCCTCCTGGCAACTGTTCTGGGCGTTCTTGCGCGTTGGCCTATTGGGGTTCGGCGGCGGCCCCGCCATGATCCCCTTGGTACGCGCCGAAGTCGTCACCCGCCATCACTGGCTGACCGATGAAGAATTCGCCGATGTACTGGCGATCGGCAACACGCTACCCGGTCCTATCGCCACCAAAATGCCCGGCTACATCGGCTACCGTGTAGGCGGTATCAGCGGCTGTATCGCGGCTGTCATTGCCATCATTTTACCCATGATTGTCGCCATGATTGCCATGTTAAGCATTTTCAGTCGTTATCGCGATGTTGCCTGGATTCGCGGCATGGGTCAGGCCGTGGTACCGGTGGTCATGATCATGATGGCACAGCTGACGTGGGACTTTTTCGATAAATCAAAAGCGGCGCTGGGCTGGCTAGCAAGCATTGTGATGGCGATTGTCTCTGGCGGGCTTATCTACTGGCTCGGTGTTCATCCGGGCTGGGTGATTGGCGCCATTCTGCTTGCGGCCCTGCTGCGCCCTAAGGGCAATAAAAAAGCGGAGGGGTCGGCATGA
- the cobA gene encoding uroporphyrinogen-III C-methyltransferase gives MRALSNVPLMKWCNSLARLVSRLDPGWVGFEKSDRYTVNRLPLKGDCQSGHVYLVGAGSGDVELLTLKAARLLCQADAVVYDRLVGDDVLALIPRGTERYYVGKASGHHSVPQAEIGALMVKLARAGKSVVRLKGGDPAIFGRMGEELDTLAAAQLPATIVPGITAASSAAACLGIPLTDRGHAQQLRFVTAQLCREDGTPDWSALARRDETLVFYMGLSKVEAICNGLRGAGLPDDWPIMLVANASQPDQQSLVGTLADMPGLLAAKPLPSPCVIMVGSVVTRVATSPATREEKAFS, from the coding sequence ATGCGCGCGCTAAGCAACGTTCCGCTTATGAAGTGGTGTAATTCCCTGGCGCGGCTGGTGAGTCGTCTAGATCCAGGCTGGGTGGGGTTTGAGAAGAGCGACCGTTATACGGTCAATCGCTTGCCGCTCAAGGGTGATTGCCAGTCAGGGCATGTGTATCTGGTCGGGGCCGGCAGTGGCGATGTCGAGCTGCTGACGCTCAAGGCAGCGCGACTGCTGTGCCAGGCCGATGCCGTGGTCTACGACCGGTTAGTGGGCGATGACGTGTTGGCGCTGATCCCCCGCGGTACCGAGCGTTATTATGTGGGCAAGGCAAGCGGGCACCACAGCGTACCCCAGGCCGAGATTGGCGCGCTGATGGTCAAGCTGGCCCGCGCGGGCAAGTCGGTGGTGCGCCTCAAAGGCGGCGATCCGGCTATTTTCGGTCGTATGGGCGAAGAGCTGGATACCCTGGCCGCTGCGCAGCTCCCCGCCACTATCGTACCCGGGATTACTGCGGCCTCCTCGGCGGCGGCCTGCCTGGGCATTCCGCTGACCGACCGCGGCCACGCCCAGCAGCTTCGCTTTGTCACCGCCCAACTGTGCCGGGAGGATGGCACCCCTGACTGGTCGGCGCTGGCCCGGCGCGACGAAACGCTGGTCTTCTACATGGGGCTTTCCAAGGTTGAGGCGATTTGCAATGGTTTGCGCGGTGCAGGGCTGCCCGACGACTGGCCGATTATGCTGGTGGCCAACGCCAGCCAACCAGATCAGCAGTCGTTAGTGGGCACGCTTGCCGACATGCCCGGTCTGCTTGCCGCCAAGCCATTGCCGTCACCCTGCGTGATTATGGTGGGTAGCGTGGTGACGCGCGTGGCGACAAGCCCTGCCACTCGCGAAGAAAAAGCTTTCAGTTGA
- a CDS encoding nitrate reductase, whose product MHQAKTTCPYCGVGCGVNATVADNGTLSAVEGDREHPANFGRLCVKGSALHETLGDQGRLIKPRVDGEEVSWAQAVNATAERLTTLRNDHGHQCVAAYLSGQLLTEDYYVANKLFKGFLGTPHLDTNSRLCMASAVAGYKRAFGADAVPCNYEDLEEAELVVLVGSNLAWNHPVLYQRIKVAKERNPLMRVVVIDPRVTDSCEIADLYLGVKPGTDAVLFNGLLAWMAAKNKLDTVYLERHTQGFDDALSAAQQSASSVAEVAAACEVDAERLETLYYWFASQLHVVTLYSQGVNQSSSGTDKCNAIINCHLAGGKIGLPGAGPFSITGQPNAMGGREVGGLANQLAAHMDYDTPGARDLVSRFWTTDNLTPALPNGPGYKAVELFDAIERGEIKALWVMATNPAISLPDAAHVRSALEKCPLVIVSECAANTDLLPYADIVLPASGWSEKDGTVTNSERCISRQRGMLPPPGEARHDWQIICDVAKRLGFAEAFDYTHPSDIFDEHARLSGFENAAAIPRLFDISGLVGLGRDGYDALAPIQWPVNAQAPQGTARLFENGQFATPDGRAKLLPITPRGPEQALSPAYPLRLNTGRIRDQWHTMTRTARAPRLMNHRAEPFIDVHPDDAAAAGVEDQSLAVLTAATGEYRARARVSNAQRRGEVFVPIHWTDCFSQNARSSALIERIIDPVSGQPEAKHGAVVLASFAPAWEATLLVADQVSATTPELTAWCENAYWTRIPMRGCQRWQLADHARMNDWFAALAEWLPTPPSLWCDDTATGRLRVASVENGQLKWWLMVGPPAELPGLAWLEARFNDAHIDDTHRRRLLAGCDDGAADTGPVICSCHQVGQTAIVDAIRNGDTSVEALGARLACGTQCGSCIPELKSLLEEERPDARAKQRSAYEVV is encoded by the coding sequence ATGCATCAAGCCAAAACGACGTGTCCCTACTGTGGCGTTGGCTGCGGCGTTAACGCGACCGTGGCAGATAACGGCACGCTGAGCGCTGTCGAGGGCGACCGTGAACACCCTGCCAATTTCGGGCGGCTGTGTGTCAAAGGCTCAGCGCTGCACGAAACGCTGGGCGATCAGGGCCGTTTGATAAAGCCGCGCGTGGATGGCGAGGAGGTTTCGTGGGCGCAGGCGGTAAACGCGACCGCTGAACGGTTGACCACACTGCGCAACGATCACGGCCACCAGTGCGTGGCGGCGTATCTTTCCGGTCAATTACTGACCGAAGACTATTATGTCGCCAACAAGCTGTTTAAAGGCTTCTTGGGTACGCCGCACCTGGATACCAATTCGCGGCTGTGCATGGCCTCGGCGGTGGCGGGGTACAAGCGCGCCTTCGGTGCCGATGCGGTGCCCTGTAACTATGAAGACCTGGAAGAGGCTGAACTGGTCGTGCTGGTGGGGTCCAACCTGGCCTGGAATCACCCGGTGCTTTATCAGCGTATCAAGGTCGCCAAAGAGCGTAACCCGCTGATGCGCGTGGTGGTGATTGACCCCCGCGTGACCGATAGCTGCGAAATAGCCGATCTTTACCTGGGGGTAAAACCCGGCACCGATGCGGTGCTGTTCAACGGCCTGCTGGCCTGGATGGCAGCCAAAAACAAGCTGGACACGGTGTATCTTGAGCGCCATACCCAAGGCTTTGACGATGCGTTAAGCGCCGCCCAGCAGTCGGCTAGTTCCGTCGCTGAGGTGGCGGCTGCCTGTGAGGTGGATGCCGAGCGCCTGGAAACCCTGTACTACTGGTTTGCCAGCCAGTTGCACGTGGTAACGCTTTACTCCCAGGGGGTCAATCAGTCGTCCAGCGGCACCGACAAGTGCAACGCGATCATCAACTGCCACTTGGCGGGCGGCAAAATCGGCTTGCCGGGGGCAGGGCCTTTCTCGATCACCGGCCAACCCAATGCCATGGGCGGGCGCGAGGTGGGCGGCCTGGCCAACCAGTTGGCTGCGCACATGGATTACGACACCCCAGGGGCGCGGGATCTGGTCAGCCGCTTTTGGACCACTGACAATCTGACGCCCGCGTTGCCGAATGGCCCCGGCTACAAAGCCGTTGAGCTGTTTGATGCCATCGAGCGCGGCGAGATAAAAGCGCTGTGGGTGATGGCAACCAACCCGGCGATTAGCCTGCCGGATGCGGCCCACGTGCGGTCCGCACTGGAAAAGTGCCCGCTGGTGATTGTCTCGGAGTGTGCGGCGAATACCGACCTGCTGCCCTACGCCGATATTGTGCTGCCCGCTTCCGGATGGTCTGAAAAAGACGGCACGGTGACCAATTCCGAGCGCTGTATCTCGCGCCAGCGGGGCATGTTGCCGCCGCCCGGCGAGGCTCGCCACGACTGGCAGATCATCTGCGATGTTGCCAAACGGCTGGGCTTTGCGGAGGCATTCGATTACACCCACCCCAGCGACATATTCGACGAGCACGCACGGCTTTCGGGCTTTGAGAATGCCGCTGCCATCCCGCGGTTATTCGACATTTCGGGGCTGGTCGGTTTGGGCCGCGACGGCTACGACGCGCTTGCGCCGATTCAGTGGCCGGTGAACGCCCAGGCCCCGCAGGGAACAGCGCGCCTATTTGAAAATGGCCAGTTCGCCACGCCTGACGGACGCGCCAAGCTGCTGCCGATTACGCCGCGTGGGCCCGAGCAAGCGCTCAGCCCGGCGTACCCGCTGCGTCTCAACACCGGGCGGATACGCGACCAGTGGCACACCATGACGCGTACCGCCCGCGCACCGCGGTTGATGAACCACCGCGCCGAGCCCTTTATCGATGTGCACCCTGACGACGCCGCCGCTGCCGGTGTCGAGGATCAGTCGCTTGCCGTCTTGACCGCCGCGACGGGCGAATATCGTGCTCGCGCCAGGGTATCCAATGCCCAGCGGCGCGGTGAGGTGTTCGTGCCTATTCACTGGACGGATTGCTTCAGCCAAAATGCGCGCAGCAGCGCCTTGATTGAGCGTATCATTGACCCCGTCTCCGGACAGCCTGAAGCCAAGCACGGTGCCGTGGTACTGGCGTCCTTTGCGCCGGCCTGGGAGGCAACGCTGCTAGTGGCCGACCAGGTGAGTGCTACGACGCCTGAGCTGACCGCATGGTGCGAAAACGCCTACTGGACACGCATTCCCATGCGCGGCTGTCAGCGTTGGCAATTGGCAGACCACGCCAGGATGAACGATTGGTTTGCTGCGCTGGCCGAGTGGCTGCCCACACCGCCATCGCTGTGGTGTGACGATACCGCCACCGGCCGCCTGCGTGTGGCGAGTGTCGAAAACGGCCAGCTTAAATGGTGGTTGATGGTGGGCCCACCGGCTGAGCTGCCAGGGCTTGCCTGGCTGGAGGCGCGTTTTAACGACGCCCACATCGATGACACCCATCGTCGGCGCCTGTTGGCGGGCTGCGACGACGGCGCCGCGGATACCGGTCCGGTGATCTGTAGCTGCCATCAGGTGGGCCAGACGGCTATTGTTGACGCCATCCGCAATGGCGACACCAGCGTGGAGGCGCTGGGCGCACGCCTTGCCTGCGGCACCCAGTGCGGCAGCTGCATTCCTGAACTGAAATCGCTATTGGAAGAGGAGCGCCCCGATGCGCGCGCTAAGCAACGTTCCGCTTATGAAGTGGTGTAA
- a CDS encoding bifunctional protein-serine/threonine kinase/phosphatase, giving the protein MATLSISLGQCSDKGCKPSNQDFYGAYLPDDAQRRHKGIAIALADGISSSTVSREASEAAVGGFLGDYYATPSSWSVKNAAQRVLQATNAWLYAQTRQSQYRYDMDRGYVCTLSAMVIKSATAHLFHVGDSRIYQLAGSTLEPLTEDHRFWASREVSHLSRAMGASQHLELDYRAVSLSEGDVFLLATDGVYEWLSPHAMALKIQDNIADLDAAAQALVSAALENGSDDNLTVQLVRIDTLPDRDADELYNALGGLPTPPELRPNSELDGLRIIRPLHASARSHVYLAHDPESDQHVVVKTLSTELAQDAASVERFVREEWVARRINNAHVLSAPEQRKPRHYLYSVWAYIDGQTLTQWMRDHPEPDLVDVRSIIEQVAKGLRAFHRLEMLHQDVRPDNIMIDRHGTVRLIDFGAVRVAGIAEADEASGEDILGTAQYTAPEYFLGEGGTARSDLYSLAVIAYQMLTGTLPYGTAVAKTRTRAAQRKLAYQSALSENRELPAWVDEVLKKALHANPQNRYPALSEFIFELRSPSAGTLKQSRPPLLERDPVRFWQWLCVLLGIIIIALLAKMPQ; this is encoded by the coding sequence ATGGCCACGCTGAGCATTTCCCTGGGTCAGTGCTCTGATAAAGGCTGTAAGCCGAGTAACCAGGATTTTTACGGTGCCTATTTGCCCGACGATGCCCAGCGGCGTCATAAAGGCATCGCCATTGCGTTGGCCGACGGCATCAGCAGCAGCACGGTGAGCCGTGAGGCCAGCGAAGCGGCGGTGGGTGGCTTTCTTGGCGATTACTACGCCACGCCTTCCTCCTGGAGCGTTAAAAATGCGGCCCAGCGCGTGCTTCAGGCCACCAATGCGTGGCTTTACGCGCAAACCCGGCAGAGCCAATACCGTTACGACATGGACCGCGGCTATGTCTGCACGCTGAGCGCCATGGTGATTAAATCGGCCACGGCGCACCTGTTTCATGTCGGGGATAGCCGTATTTACCAGTTGGCGGGCAGCACGCTGGAACCGCTGACCGAAGACCATCGTTTCTGGGCCTCCCGTGAGGTGAGCCATCTAAGCCGCGCCATGGGGGCAAGCCAGCACCTGGAGCTTGATTATCGGGCGGTGTCGCTCAGCGAAGGCGATGTGTTTTTGCTGGCCACCGACGGCGTGTACGAGTGGCTGTCTCCCCACGCCATGGCTTTGAAGATTCAGGACAATATCGCCGACCTGGACGCGGCCGCCCAGGCGTTGGTGAGCGCGGCGCTGGAAAATGGCAGCGACGACAACCTGACGGTTCAACTGGTGCGCATCGATACGTTACCCGACCGCGATGCCGATGAGCTTTACAATGCGCTTGGCGGGTTGCCAACGCCGCCCGAGCTGCGCCCCAACAGCGAGCTGGATGGCCTGCGCATCATACGCCCCTTGCATGCCAGCGCCCGTAGCCATGTGTATCTGGCGCACGACCCGGAAAGCGACCAGCACGTGGTGGTGAAAACGCTCTCCACGGAGCTTGCCCAAGATGCCGCCAGCGTCGAGCGTTTCGTGCGCGAGGAGTGGGTCGCCCGGCGCATCAACAACGCCCATGTGCTCTCGGCACCCGAGCAGCGAAAGCCACGGCATTACCTGTACAGCGTATGGGCGTATATCGATGGGCAGACCCTGACCCAGTGGATGCGTGACCACCCCGAGCCGGATCTGGTTGATGTCCGCAGCATTATCGAGCAAGTGGCCAAAGGCTTGCGTGCCTTCCACCGCTTGGAAATGCTCCACCAGGATGTACGCCCGGACAACATCATGATCGACCGCCACGGCACGGTGCGCTTGATTGATTTTGGGGCCGTTCGGGTCGCGGGCATAGCCGAAGCAGACGAGGCCAGTGGTGAGGATATTCTCGGCACGGCACAATACACGGCGCCGGAATATTTTCTGGGCGAAGGCGGTACCGCAAGGTCGGACCTTTACTCCCTTGCGGTGATTGCCTACCAGATGCTGACCGGCACGCTGCCCTACGGCACCGCGGTGGCTAAAACCCGCACTCGGGCCGCCCAGCGCAAGCTTGCTTATCAATCCGCGCTGAGTGAAAACCGTGAGCTGCCCGCTTGGGTGGATGAGGTGCTCAAAAAAGCCCTGCACGCGAACCCTCAAAACCGCTACCCGGCGCTTTCGGAGTTTATCTTCGAGCTGCGCTCGCCAAGCGCTGGCACCTTGAAACAATCGCGCCCGCCGCTTTTGGAGCGCGACCCGGTGCGTTTTTGGCAATGGCTGTGCGTTTTGCTGGGTATTATCATCATCGCGCTATTGGCGAAAATGCCTCAATAA
- a CDS encoding phospholipase D-like domain-containing protein codes for MTLFKHIVRWLRRLGVVLLVLLTFYFTLMAYHQLKPLPPGISHTSPVYQTDHVEFLRDLTHHADDERHVDQEIFDHIPQMIERADDFIVIDNFMINGLVNDPSKDYPTLSDNLVEQLIRKRDANPDMPMVVISDAINTGYGSYPAEWLDRLRDAEIDVVITILTPLRDSTPVYSSLWRMGPQWLGNLGGEWWENPFVDDGPKFNLGGYLELFNIKANHRKVVITERAALVASANAHDESGFHENVAFEINGPIIADLLRAEQAVIDLGDSGIQLPSYAPQEAPATGELNIQYTTERQTLYNVLDTIERAAEGDELWLAMYYLADREIVNALTDASQRGAQVSLILDPNKKAFGRDKSGLPNRPVVEELVEDTDGRIKVRWYDVEIEQFHPKMMMLRQANESTIISGSTNFTSRNMDNYNLEASLMISGPNDAEVMREVDDYFLMLWHNEGGDYTVEVDEYQNTLSEWQRVLYGVQAYLKLTTY; via the coding sequence GTGACATTGTTTAAGCATATCGTGCGCTGGTTGCGACGTTTAGGTGTGGTCTTACTGGTTTTACTCACGTTTTATTTCACCCTAATGGCGTACCACCAATTAAAGCCCCTGCCCCCCGGCATTTCCCATACAAGCCCTGTTTATCAAACCGACCACGTCGAGTTCTTGCGTGATTTAACCCACCATGCAGACGATGAACGCCATGTGGATCAGGAAATTTTTGACCATATCCCGCAGATGATCGAGCGCGCCGATGACTTTATCGTGATCGATAATTTCATGATCAACGGCTTGGTGAATGACCCGTCGAAAGACTACCCCACACTGAGCGACAACCTCGTTGAGCAGTTGATCCGTAAGCGCGACGCCAATCCGGATATGCCGATGGTGGTGATCAGCGATGCGATTAACACCGGTTACGGCTCCTACCCAGCCGAATGGTTAGACCGCCTGAGAGACGCCGAGATCGACGTGGTGATTACCATCCTGACGCCGCTGCGCGACTCCACGCCTGTCTATTCGTCGCTATGGCGCATGGGGCCGCAGTGGCTGGGCAATTTAGGGGGCGAATGGTGGGAAAATCCGTTTGTTGACGATGGCCCTAAATTCAACCTGGGCGGCTACCTGGAATTGTTCAACATCAAAGCCAACCATCGCAAGGTGGTCATTACCGAGCGCGCGGCGCTGGTCGCCTCTGCCAATGCCCATGATGAATCCGGCTTCCACGAAAACGTCGCATTCGAAATCAACGGCCCCATCATTGCTGACTTATTACGCGCCGAGCAGGCGGTCATTGACCTGGGCGACAGCGGCATTCAACTGCCCAGCTACGCACCGCAGGAGGCGCCCGCGACCGGTGAACTAAACATTCAGTACACCACTGAAAGACAAACGCTTTACAACGTCCTAGACACCATAGAGCGCGCTGCGGAAGGCGACGAGCTTTGGCTTGCCATGTACTACCTTGCCGACCGGGAAATCGTCAATGCACTGACCGACGCCAGCCAGCGTGGGGCTCAGGTTTCGTTGATTTTAGATCCCAACAAAAAAGCCTTTGGCCGTGATAAAAGCGGCCTGCCCAACCGCCCGGTGGTCGAAGAACTGGTAGAAGATACCGATGGACGTATCAAGGTGCGCTGGTATGACGTTGAGATAGAACAGTTCCACCCCAAAATGATGATGCTGCGTCAGGCCAACGAAAGCACAATCATCAGCGGCTCGACCAACTTCACCAGCCGCAATATGGATAATTACAACCTGGAAGCCAGCCTGATGATTTCCGGCCCTAACGATGCCGAGGTAATGCGGGAAGTGGACGATTACTTCCTGATGCTGTGGCACAACGAAGGCGGCGATTACACCGTGGAGGTCGACGAATATCAAAACACCCTGTCCGAATGGCAGCGAGTGCTTTACGGGGTCCAGGCGTATCTCAAACTCACGACTTATTGA
- a CDS encoding ABC transporter ATP-binding protein, with translation MSPPSSDASTAPLSSFLSVFGYSRRALGLVWETSRWMMLGLALCTLVAGVLPAVAAWVGQLIVDGVVSAMDAHQAATDPDLLVSITPVLKLVAFEALIIALIALAQRGLAAQQSLLRALLGQKVNVMILEKAGQLSLSQFEDSELYDQLTRARREASTRPLALVNKTFGLMQNAISLGSFGVLLVQFSPWALLILVAGALPVFISEAKFSGDGFRLFRRRSSQTRMQIYLETVLAREDSIKEVKLFGLEALFLKRYRDIFTQLFAEDRGLTLRRESWGFVLGLLGTLTFYAAYGWVVIETITGTLTLGQMTMYLMVFKQGQAALSASLTAISGMYEDNLYLSNLYEYLEQPVEADTGTLTQGVSPGDGLRFENVSFAYPGSAPVLHDISLHLSPGQSLALVGENGSGKTTLIKLLTRLYQPTAGRILLDGSDLRDWQAKALRERTGVIFQDFVRYQLQVGENLGVGDTHAYNDEQRWQEAARHGMADDFIANMASGYQTQLGRWFKNGQELSGGQWQKIALSRAYMRENADILVLDEPTAAMDAAAEAEVFARFREHSRGRMAILISHRFSTVRSADLILVIDQGHIIERGTHEELLAAKGRYASLFHLQARGYR, from the coding sequence ATGTCACCACCCTCCTCTGACGCCTCCACCGCGCCGCTAAGCAGTTTTCTTAGCGTATTTGGCTACAGCCGCCGAGCGCTGGGCCTAGTATGGGAAACCTCGCGCTGGATGATGCTCGGTTTAGCGCTGTGCACCCTGGTCGCCGGCGTGCTCCCTGCCGTAGCCGCCTGGGTCGGCCAGTTGATTGTGGATGGCGTGGTGAGTGCCATGGACGCTCATCAAGCCGCCACTGATCCCGACCTGCTGGTGTCCATTACGCCGGTGCTCAAGCTTGTCGCCTTTGAAGCGTTAATTATCGCGCTGATCGCCCTTGCCCAGCGTGGGCTTGCTGCCCAGCAGTCGTTACTGCGCGCACTGCTGGGGCAAAAGGTCAATGTGATGATTCTGGAGAAAGCGGGCCAGCTTTCGCTTAGCCAGTTTGAAGATTCCGAGCTTTACGACCAGCTGACCCGAGCCCGGCGCGAGGCCTCAACGCGCCCGCTTGCCCTGGTCAATAAAACCTTTGGGCTTATGCAGAATGCGATCTCGCTGGGCAGCTTCGGGGTCTTGCTGGTGCAGTTCTCTCCCTGGGCATTGCTGATTCTGGTGGCCGGCGCCCTGCCGGTGTTTATCTCGGAAGCCAAGTTTTCGGGGGACGGCTTTCGGCTATTTCGCCGACGCTCGTCGCAAACCCGCATGCAAATTTATCTGGAGACCGTACTCGCTAGGGAAGACAGCATCAAAGAGGTCAAACTGTTTGGCCTGGAAGCACTTTTTCTCAAGCGCTATCGCGATATTTTTACCCAACTATTCGCCGAAGACCGAGGCCTGACGCTTCGCCGGGAAAGCTGGGGGTTTGTGCTGGGGTTGCTGGGCACCCTCACCTTTTACGCCGCCTATGGGTGGGTGGTCATTGAAACGATTACCGGGACACTTACGCTCGGCCAGATGACTATGTACCTCATGGTCTTCAAGCAGGGACAGGCCGCGCTTTCCGCCAGCCTGACCGCGATCAGCGGCATGTATGAAGACAACCTATACCTGTCCAACCTCTACGAGTACCTGGAACAACCGGTCGAGGCGGACACAGGCACCCTGACCCAGGGCGTATCACCCGGCGACGGCCTGCGCTTTGAAAACGTCAGCTTCGCCTACCCCGGCAGCGCACCGGTGTTGCACGATATTTCCCTGCACCTATCCCCTGGGCAGAGCCTGGCCCTGGTAGGTGAAAACGGCTCGGGCAAGACGACGCTTATCAAGCTGTTAACGCGGCTTTACCAGCCGACCGCGGGGCGCATCCTGCTGGACGGCAGCGACTTACGCGATTGGCAGGCAAAAGCGCTGCGCGAGCGCACCGGGGTGATTTTCCAGGATTTCGTGCGCTATCAATTGCAAGTGGGCGAAAACCTGGGCGTGGGCGATACCCATGCGTATAACGACGAGCAGCGTTGGCAGGAAGCCGCCCGCCACGGGATGGCAGATGACTTCATCGCCAATATGGCCAGCGGCTATCAAACCCAGTTGGGCCGCTGGTTCAAGAATGGCCAGGAGCTGTCCGGTGGCCAGTGGCAGAAAATTGCCCTGTCCCGTGCGTACATGCGAGAAAATGCCGATATTCTAGTGCTGGACGAACCCACCGCCGCGATGGACGCCGCTGCCGAAGCGGAAGTGTTTGCCCGCTTCCGTGAGCATAGCCGCGGCAGGATGGCCATATTGATATCCCACCGTTTCTCCACGGTACGCAGCGCTGACCTTATCCTGGTGATCGATCAAGGGCATATCATCGAGCGCGGCACCCACGAAGAATTGCTTGCAGCCAAAGGACGCTATGCCTCGCTGTTTCACCTGCAAGCCAGGGGGTATCGGTAA
- a CDS encoding chromate transporter has product MIYWELFLAFFIPNIIGYGGGPAIIPLIETEVVGRYGWMTAQTFAETLALGNALPSPIATKMAGYIGYEVAGIGGAFVAVAATVIPTLLLMLGALGLLYRHRNSPRVKRMSQWVRPVIAMMMGWLTLGFLLESVSSSGTIHTLIIGVVAGIALIRFKTHPAFVVLGALVYGGLFLG; this is encoded by the coding sequence ATGATCTACTGGGAACTGTTCCTCGCCTTTTTTATCCCCAATATTATCGGTTACGGCGGCGGCCCAGCGATCATTCCGCTGATCGAGACTGAAGTCGTGGGCCGCTACGGCTGGATGACCGCCCAAACCTTCGCTGAAACCCTGGCGTTGGGCAATGCACTGCCAAGCCCTATCGCCACCAAGATGGCCGGTTATATCGGTTATGAAGTCGCCGGCATTGGCGGTGCTTTCGTGGCGGTGGCTGCCACGGTCATCCCGACGCTGCTGCTCATGCTGGGCGCGCTGGGCCTTTTGTATCGCCATCGCAACTCTCCCCGGGTCAAACGCATGAGCCAATGGGTGCGCCCGGTTATCGCCATGATGATGGGCTGGCTGACCCTGGGCTTTTTGCTCGAAAGCGTTAGCTCAAGCGGCACGATCCACACGCTGATTATCGGCGTGGTCGCTGGCATTGCGCTGATTCGCTTTAAAACGCATCCCGCCTTTGTAGTCTTGGGGGCGCTGGTTTATGGCGGGCTTTTCCTGGGTTGA
- a CDS encoding GntR family transcriptional regulator: protein MNQHLQPVISTASSRIYETLRRDLVGGRFAAGEKLAINALKEHYHVGLSPLREALNKLAAYGLLIQENQRGFRVPTLSRSELDDIANMRLELEGMAFERAIQHGDDVWEAELLAAAHRLKRADLSLDKNEEWEALHSQFHRTLVAPCGSVWLLRFIEQLHDQFDRYRRLGPKMPTVRQTLDEQHHELVELALQRDSKAARALMDDHIHKSYQVALKRYQEHA from the coding sequence ATGAACCAGCATCTTCAACCGGTTATCAGTACGGCATCCAGCCGCATTTACGAGACGCTACGCCGGGATTTAGTCGGCGGACGCTTTGCCGCGGGCGAAAAATTGGCGATCAATGCGCTCAAAGAGCACTATCACGTTGGCTTGAGTCCGCTGCGTGAGGCGCTCAACAAGCTGGCCGCCTATGGCCTGTTGATCCAGGAAAATCAGCGTGGCTTCAGAGTGCCGACCCTATCGCGCAGTGAGTTGGATGATATTGCCAATATGCGACTCGAGCTCGAGGGCATGGCATTTGAGCGCGCGATTCAGCACGGTGACGATGTATGGGAAGCCGAACTACTGGCCGCGGCTCATCGCCTGAAACGCGCCGATTTATCGCTGGACAAAAACGAGGAGTGGGAGGCGTTGCACAGCCAGTTTCACCGCACCCTCGTGGCGCCCTGCGGTTCGGTATGGCTGTTGCGCTTCATCGAACAGTTACACGACCAGTTTGACCGCTACCGTCGCCTGGGCCCCAAAATGCCGACGGTAAGACAAACCCTCGATGAGCAGCATCACGAACTGGTGGAGCTTGCCTTACAGCGTGATAGCAAAGCTGCCCGGGCGCTCATGGATGACCATATCCATAAATCCTATCAGGTGGCCCTCAAGCGTTATCAGGAACACGCCTAG